Part of the Nitrosopumilus piranensis genome is shown below.
TTTTTTGAATTACCACTACCACTAAAAGCAATTACAACATCCCCATTAGAAACAGTATTTTTTAGTTGTTCAATAAATATACGATCATAAGAAACATCATTTGACCATGCAAGAATTACAGGAATATTATCTGTTAAGGAAAATGCTTGAAATCTTTTTTTGTCTTTTATAATTGCTGTTTTTAATAAATCTGAAACAAAATGAGAGGCAGTAGAACCTGAACCGCCATTTCCCATTGTAAAAATTTTTTTGCCATTATTTCTTGCTTTTATTAGTAAACGGATCAAGTCTTCTAGGTCTTTAGAATTTTTTGTGATGTTGGACACGCATATTTTTTGTTCGTCTAAAAATGAATGTAAAATAGGCTCAATTTTCTTCATGAGTTTTTGCTATTAATCTTAATTATAAGGATTGTTGATTTAGTTTTGATTCTGAGTTTTATTGGACATGTATGCAATTTCAGGACCTTTATCATATAGGTTAAAATCTATATGTTTTAATTTCATACTTTCCAATTTGTGAATTAGTTTTTGTTGATTCTTTTTTTCACAATAAAATAGCATATGTCCGCCACCACCAGCACCAGTCAATTTACCACCTGTTGCACCATTTTTTATTGCTATTTGATAAATTTTATCAATTTTACTATTTGAAACACCTTTTACAAATTCTCTTTTTTTCAGCCAAGATTTATTTAAAATTTCACCAAATTTGGTAATATCATTATTTCGTAATGAATCATGCATTTCTTGACATAATAACTTCACTTGATTTAGAGAATTGATAATCACTTTGTCTTTATTTTTGATTCTAGATAATTGTTGTGATAAAATACTTGTACTATTTCTTGTATCTCCAACAAAAAATAAAATTAAATTTTGATCTAGTTTCTTTAATGTGGGTTTATTTATTTTGATTTTTTCTACTTTAATTTTTTCTTTATTGAAAGTGATATATTTTAATCCGCCATAAGATGCAATATACTCATCTTGTTTACCAATAGGCATTTTTAATAATTTTCTACCAATATGAAATGAATCCTCTGCAATTTGACTTTTTGAAATTTTTTTCTGTTTTATTTTATGTATAGTATAAACTAGATTTACAGTTAATGAACCAGAACCTCCAAGGCCTGAACCACCAGGAACATCACTAGCTACAATAACATTAACTCCCTGTTTAAATTTCAAATATTTGATAACGGCTACTGCCAATTCTGAGCCAGTTTCAATCTTGATTTTACTATATTTTGTTGGTTTGTAATGTGCTTCAAAATCAGGAGAAAATGCTTGAAATGAGTCATCATATCTTGGATGAAATATAGCATAAGTGAATTTTGATATGGTGCTAGTTAGAACATTTCCGCCGAATTCATTGAAGTATTCAGGCATGTCAGTTCCCCCTCCTGAGAAACTTATTCTAACAGGGGTTGATCCAATAATCACAAAATATCTCACATTGGACTCATTTATTTTTCTTTAATTTTGTTTCTTGTAATCTAATTTATGAGAATTTTCAACTAGAAAAGAAATTCCTTTTTTTATATCACAAAATTCATAATCAATAATTTTTTCCAATTTTGATGAATCAAGACATGTTTTTTTTGGCCTAGGCGCTTCTTGTTTTTTTTGTTCAGAAGTTACAGGAAGGATAAGTTTCGAATCAAAACCAAATTGAGAAGAGATTTCTTTTGCAAATTCATATCGATTTAAACAAGTTTTTCCAGTTGCATGAAACAAACCAGAAACATCCTTAGAGATAATTTTTAGAATGGAAATTGCTAGATCATCAACTAATGTGGGAGTGTTAAATTGATCAACATGAGGATCGACTATTTTATTTTGAATTAAGTTACCTATTATCCAATTTGTAAATCTAGATTTTTTATGATTTCCATAAATTACTGATGTTCTCAAGATTACGTTATTTTTTTCACATAAGACAATTTTTTCAGCATTTAATTTTGTTAAGCCATAGTAATTAATGGGGTTTGGAAGATCTTTTTCAACATATTTTAGATCAGTTTTACCATCAAACACAGCATCAGTTGAAAAATAAATTAGTTTTGAATTTATTTTTGAACAAATGTCAGTGATAATTTTTGTTGTTTTTACGTGTAAATTGTTTGCGATTTCTGGATTTTTTTCACATAAATCAACACTAGGGTGTGCTACAGTGTTTATTACTACATCAGGTTCTAAATTTTTAATTAAATCAATTATATCTTGTTCATTATCTAATAAATTCAATTGTGATGTTTGAACATTTTGTTTTTCAAATGGATTTGTATTATATGTAACATGTAATTCGTAATCATCTGCATATTCTAATAGAGTACTTCCAACTAATCCACTCCCCCCAATTATTAATAATTTTTTTGTCATAAATTACAGTAAATGTGATTTTTTATAATCCTTAGTTTTTTAAGTAATCATGCTTTCAATAGGATTACCTGTCTATAACGGAGAGAAATCCATAGAAAAATCCATTAATTCATTGTTAAACCAAACATTTACAGATTTTGAGTTAATAATATCGGATAATGCTTCAAATGATAACACAGAAAAAATTTGTAGAGAGTATGCAAAAAAAGATTCGAGAATAAAGTATTACAGACAAGATAAAAATATTGGATTTATAAAAAATTATGAATATGTGTTAAAACAATCTGAAAAGAAATATTTTATGTTTACATCAGATCATGACATTAAAGAAAAAACTTTTATTGAAAAAAATATTCAAGTTTTAGAATCTGATCCTAATACTGTTGGAAGTATTAGTGAAATTGATTTTTATGGAAATGAAAAAGAATTAAAAATTAGATATCGAGGAAAAGGGAATTATAAAATAAAGGAAAAATATCGTTTTGTTCATCCAGCAAAGGGTTCATTTCAAGATAAATTTGTTTTTTATTTAAATTTCATGGAATCATCAATGTTATACGGAATATTCAGAAGAAAAGAATTACAAAATTGCATAGGGTTTCACCATCAGCCATGGGACTTAATGGTAATTTTAAGGATTTTAGAATATGGGGATTTACATGTAATTGATGAAATTTTACTTCACAGATTTGTAGGTGGTCTATCATCTAAAGATATATACAAAAATTTGCGAGGAGAAAAATTCAGTAGAATAGAATTATTATTTATGTTCGCCCCATTTTTTAGATATGTGATAAATCAATTTGGTTTTGGGTTTTTCATCAAAAATTTCAAAATAATGATAAAATTATGTATTAGAGGACATGGAAGAATAATTCTAGATAATTTTAGAAAGATGAGAGATTTATTTTAAAGACATGTCCTGAAGTGTCATTCGTATTCCATCTTTTAGGGACAATGAGGGTTTCCAATGTGTAATTTTGTATAATAATGATAAATCAACATGTGCATCACGTAAAGAATCATGAAAACCAAAATTGCTTTTAAAAATAAGATTTTCTTTTTTTTGGTTTAGTTGAGACCAAAATTCCAAAATAAAATGTTGTAATGAAATCATTTTCCCACTACCTAAATTCACAGTAAAAGAATGATTTTGTTCAAGTAATAATTTTATTCCAAAAATAACTTCAGATATATGAATACAATCACGAAAAATATTTCCAGGATCAACTATAGCTTTTTGATTAGTAGAAGCTGCATTATACAAATAATTAATCAAAGAAGTAGGTCTTTGTCCAGAACCATAGCTATTGCATAATCTAATATGAATAAAGGATTGATTGGAATGTTTCTGTTTGTTTAACCCATAATTTGCTACAAAATATTTACCTTTACCATAATTTGTTAGAGTTCCTTTTGGGATTGAATGTTCAGAAAGTAATCTATTTTTTTCGCCATATTCTTCAACAGAGCCAATAAAAATAAATTTTTGTAAACCATGTTCAAAAAAACTATCTATAAGATTTTTAGAAATCAAAACATTTTCTTTTAGATGAACAGATGATGAAGGATTTTCCATATCTCCCCAACCCAAATGAATAAAAATATCAGGTATACCAAATTTAGATATTAAAGAATCTATTTCGGAACGATCTTGAAAATTTAATTTAAAATGATTATGAGTGGTTGGAAGTAATGTATTGTTATGATGAGATAAGCACGTAATATCATAAAAATTTTTTAAATAATTGTACAAGTGTTTTCCTATAAATCCAGAGCTGCCACTAATCCATAAACGAGCCATAGAATAAATCACTCATAAAAATATCTAAAAATCAATTCGCCCTACACGAACTTCTTCAACAAATAGTTGTTTTTCATATACAATAAGATCTAGAATAAATTTAGATAATTCTGTTGGAGTGACAAATGAATCATAGTTTAGTTGTTTGTTATTTTTAATCACAATTTTACCCATATCAGTTTGAAGAGGCCCAGGAGCAACAAAAAAAACACGTACATTATACTTTGAAAATTCTTGTACTAAAGATTTTGAGAATCCCAATAATGCAAATTTTGTAGAACAGTAAATAGATTGATTTTCAATTCCCCTATACGCTGCTGCAGAACCAATATTGACAATACGTCCCCATCGATTTTTTTTCATATCATGACCAAATTTGTTACAAAGAACATAAGGAGCTTTGACATTAACAGAAAAACTTTTTTCAAAATCATCTAAGGAGGAAGAAAGCATAGATTTTGGATAAAAAATTGCGGCATTGTTAATGATTATATCAACTGTGCCAAAGTCGTGTCTGATTTTTTTGATGAGTTTTTGTATATCAGAGTTTTTTGTGAAATCAGCAACAAATGATGAAGTGCGCACATTAGAGAAATTTTGAATTTTTTTTTCTAATTTTATAAGAGACGATTTTCGAGTTGATGTCAAAAATAGATTGAACCCCATTTTTGCCAATAACAGAGATAATTCTGTACCTAAACCACCTGTGGCACCAGTTATAAGACAATTTTTTCCTTTAAAGTTCATATTTTTTTTCTGTGTCACAATATAAAAAAATGAATTAATTATATAAAATTCTAGCACATTATATCTCAGTATAAATAATCAATTTATACGCACAATAACATGATTATTGTTACTGGTTCAGAAAGTTTTGTAGGTAGAAATTTAATTAAAAAATTATTAGAAAATAATAAAAAAATAATGGGTGTTGATTTAGTTGAAGATAAATCTCAACATTATGAATATGTAAAAAAAGACATACGGGACAAAACGTTACTTGATTCAATCCCAGATAATGCAGAAGCATTAATTCACTTAGCAGCATTATCAAGTGATCCAATGTGCAAAGGGAAAAGTTATGATTGTTTTGATGTTAATGTAATGGGTACACTTAATTTAATTGATATAGGAAAAAAGAAAAATATCAAACAATTCATTTTTGCTTCAACAGAATGGGTTTATGAAGGATTCCAAGGTAATGAAGAAAAAGATGAAAATTCAAAAATCGATATTTCAGAACATACATCAGAATATGCGTTGTCAAAACTAGTTTCAGAAATTAATCTTAAACAAGAAAATCAAAATGGCCTATCTAATATTACTATTTTGAGATTTGGAATAATTTATGGTCCTAGAAAAAATAATTGGTCAGCATTTGAATCTATAGCCAGTGCGGTAAAGAATTCAGATAATGTTTCTGTAGGTTCATTAAAAACTGGAAGGAGATTTATTCATGTGAATGATATTTGTGATGGCATAATTAGTTCTTTGAATCTTACAGGTATCAATACAATAAATTTATCCGGAAATAAAATTATAACTTTAGAAGATATAATAGATACATCTCAAAAAATTTTTAAGAAAAAAGTGAAAATTAGTGAAAAAAATTCTGAGAATGTAAGCATACGTAACCCTTCAAATGAAAAAGCAAAAAAGTTGTTAAAATGGGAACCAAAAATAGGACTAGAAGAAGGAATTAAAAACATAAAGGAATTTCTCTAAAAAGATATGGAACAAAATGAAAGAAAGAAAATAGCAAAAAATGTGTTATATATTAGAATTTCACAAATGTTAATCAATGAAGATTATAAAGAAAAAAAATTTAAAATTCCGATTCATTTAGCCTTAGGACATGAATCTATTAGCATAGCAGTTTCAAAAATTATGAAAGAATCAGACAAACTGATTTTAACTCACAGAAACGTAGCTTACAATCTTGCAAGATCCGGAAAATTAAAGCCAATTTTAGATGAATACTATTTAAAATCAAGTGGACTAATGCAAGGGAAAACTGGATCTATGAATTTAACAAATCCTAAAGAGGGAATAATTTATTCTTCAAGTATCTTGGGAAATAATTTTGCAGTAGCAACTGGAATTTCATTTGCTGAAAAAATGAAAGATGGAGGAATAACAATAGTGTTGGGAGGAGATGGATCATTAGAAGAAGGTACATTTCATGAAAGTTTGCTTATGTTCAAAAGTTTGGATTTGAGTACATTAATGATAATTGAAAATAATGAATGGTCTATGTCTACACGAATACATGAACGTAGACATCCAATAAATTTAGAAAAATTTGCTGAGGCATATGACATAAAATTTGTACGAATTTCAGGTAATGATCCTTTTGACTATATTGAAAAATTAGAAAAACTAAGAGATATTTCATTGAAAACAAAATCACCTATATTAATTGAGGTTATGGTTAATACGTTAGGGGATTGGATTTTAAAAACTCCAGAAATTCCAGATGGAAAATTTGTAAACTATCATGCAGGACCAACTCCAAGTATTGATCTGAAAAAATGTCAAATAAAAATTAAAAATAATGTAGATGATCCAATATTTGTATTAGAAAAATATTTTGATGAAAATGAAATATCAAAAATTGCTGAAGAAACACTCAGAGAATTGAAGGAAGAGATTAAATGAAATATATTGAAACTGTAAATGATCAAATAAAAAATATTGTTTCCAAGGAAGATAATTTAGTATTATTTGGACAGAATATTAGTGCAGGTTCTTGCATAGGGGGATTAACAAGAGGAATGAATGTCAAGACAACAAGTAAAGTGATTAATTCTACAAATTCAGAAAATACATTATGTGGTTTTGGATTCGGATTGATGCTAAATGAGGTTTCATCAGTTTTTTTTATGAAACAATTAGATTTTTTACTTCTAGGCATAGATCAATTAGTAAATACATTCAACAACATAAGAAACACAAATTCCGATCTTAAATCATCATTCACCATTATGCCTGTAATAGTCGATAATGGATTTCAAGGGCCTCAATCTAGTTTAAACAATTTTGCAGATTTTTGCTCCATAGCTAGAATTCCAGGATATGCTATTTCTACAAAATATGAAACAGAAAAAATTATTGGAACTAAATTGGTTTCCAAAGGATTCAGAATTCTAGGAATAAGTCAAAGATTAGTAAATACTGAAATTATAGACATAAATCCAATAAAAGAAAATTCAGATTTTTCAGTAGTTAAATATACAGATGGATGTGATGTTACAATTGTTTGTTTCAATTTTTCATTTGAAAAAGGAATAGTAATTCAAAAAGAATTAGAAAAAAATGGAATATCATCAAGTATATTTAATGTTACATCAATGACTCCATGTAATTGGAAACACATAATAGATAATGTGAAAATTACAAATAAAATAATAGTAATTGATGATAGTAAAAGTGAAAATTTACTTTGTTATAATTTAATTTCAGAGATACATGATAAATGTCATTTAAAAAAGAAGATTATCTTAACAAAAGAAATTTTATCAAATTGGTTATGTCCCATTCCAGATGAAATGAAAGTAGATGTAAAAGAGATCGTAAACATATTAAAAGAAAAATGATAACTGAGATAGAAAAAAAAATTCTTGAAAAACAAAATAATCTTAATAGTAGATCATTAATAAAAATGGGATTTAATAATCCAAAAATAGCAACAAAATTACTTTTTGAGAGATTAAGATATAGATATTCAAAATTTCCAAAAAAAGTAGAAATTAGTCTTTTTTCAAATGATAAAATGATAGTAGTGTTACCAGAAAGAGTTTCAGAATTTTTGTATTATTTTAAATTTTTTGAATATGGATTAACACGTATTTTATTAGAATATTTAAAACCTGGAATGATTTTTTGTGATGTAGGAGCTCATTTTGGTTATTTTTCAATTTTAGCCTCAAATATTGTAGGAAAATCTGGTCAAGTACATTCTTTCGAACCAACAAAAAGTAGTTTTGATATTCTTAGAACTAATCTAAAACAAGAAAATAATTTTGTTAATAACATAGCATGTTGGTCAAAAAATTCAGAATTAGAATTTAATGATTTTGGAATAGTTCATTCAGCATTCAATAGCTTTACAAAGCCAAAACTAAAAAATAATGACATAAAAGAAAATAAAAATAAAATAAAATCTGTCAGATTAGATAGTTATTTTGAAAATCAAGTACCAGATTTTGTTAAAATTGATGCAGAATCTGCAGAATTAGAAATTTTAAAAGGAATGGAAAAAATTTTTGTAAAAAAACTACCATTAATCACAATTGAGGTTGGGGATTCATTTTCAGAAATTCCAGAAAGTAAAAAAACTATTGAGTTTCTATTGGAAAAAAATTATAATTGTTTTGAATTTAAAAATGGAAGGTTTTCCAAACATAAAATTAAAGAGACGTATGGTTATGATAATTTGTTATTCACACCACAAATGAAATAATTATTTAACAAATTGTAATTGTTTATCTTTTTCAGAAATTATAGTTGGAGTAAGAGGCCAACAAATATTTAATTTTGGATCATTCCATCTAATCCCATTACTTGATTGGGGAACATATTCATGAGACATTTGATAAAATAATTCAGTATTATCCTCTAATGTTTGAAATCCTAAAGCAAAACCTTCCGGGACATATAACATTTTGAGATTTTCTGATGACAAAGTAATTCCAAACCATTGTAAATAAGTTTTTGAATCAACACGTAAATCGACTGCAACTTCATATACACTGCCTTTCACACATCTAACTAGTTTTGATTCCTCATGAGGTGCTTTCTGAAAATGCATGCCTCGGATAGTGCCTTTTTTAGCATTAAATGAAATATTGCATTGGACAAGATTTGAATTAAGTTTGTTTTGTTCAAATATTTTTTTATCCCAAGATCTAGCAAAAAATCCTCGTTCGTCAGTCAGTTTTTTAATTTCTATAACAAATACATCTTTAAGCGGGGTTTCAGTAAAAATCATGAGATTATTTCAACCTCAGGAATCAGTACAATAAATTTTCCACCCCAATTTCGAATAAATTGCAATTGTTCAATAATTTCATCTTTTAAATTCCATGCTAAAATAACTACATAATCAGGGTTTGTTTCTGAAATTTTTTCAGGTGAAAAAATTGGAATTCCCGTTCCAGGTAAAAACAACCCTTGTTTATATGGATCTAAATCAACAGTATAATCTAGAAAATCAGTTCCAATTCCACAATAATTCAACAAAGTATTTGCTTTTGCAGGAGCGCCATAACCAACAATAGTTTTAGATTCATTTTTAATTTGTTTAAAAAATGTCCAAATATTCTGTTTAATATTAATAATATGGTCCTGATAATTCTCATATGTAATTAATTTTGGAATACCAAATTTTTCTTCTAACTTTAATTGCTTTGAAACAGATGTCTTTAAAGAAATTGTTTGGTTATTTTTATGCTTGATAAATAGTCGTAAAGATCCCCCATGAATAGTAAATTCTTCAACATCAAAAATGTCCAAATCACAATGTGAGAAAATTTTTTGTAATGTGAATAATGAAAAATATGAGAAATGTTCATGATAAATCATGTCAAATTCTGTTTTTTCAATCATTTGTGACAAATAAGCAGAAAATTGAATTATCAAAACACCATTATCGTTTAATAATTTTTTTAATCCTTTAACAAAATCTAACAAATTAGGAACATGAGGTAATACATTAAATGCAATCAAAATATCAGCTTTCTGTTTTACAGAAATTACTTCAGAAGCAGTTTGTTCACCAAAGAATTTTGAGATAGTGGGAATACCTTTTTCTTCTGCAATTTTTGCAATATTTTTTGCAGGTTCTATTCCTAAAACAGGTATACCATTATTTTTGAAAAATTGCAACATATACCCATCATTACTTGCAATCTCTATAACATGATTTTTTTCATCTAGTTTAAATCTTTTAATTGTATTCATGACAAATTCTTGAATGTGATGGATCCATGTTTTTGAAAATGATGAGTGATATGCATATTCTTCAAAAATGTTTTGAGGTTTTTCAAATTCATCAGTTTGAACCAAAAAACAGTTTTCGCACACATATGCTTTAAGAGGATAAAATGTTTCAGGTTTTTCTAAATTATCTGAGTTAAGATAAGAATTTGCAAGAGGGGTTTTCCCTAGATCAGCAAAAATATGTTTTAATGAAGAATTACAAAAACGACAATTCAATTCCACAATCTCCATTTTGCATTGTTTGAGTCCCATAATTTATTCAAATAATTTTTATCACTTAATGTGTCCATAGGTTGATAAAAATCAACATGTTTAAACGCAGAGAGATTTTCTTCACAAGCCAATTTTTCTAAAGGAGTTTTTTCCCAAACAGTATTATCCCCTTCTATATAATCAAAAATATCAGGTTCTAAAACAAAATAACCACCATTAACCCAAACATTTTCTAAAGGCGGTTTTTCTCTAAACTCAACAACAAGGTTTTCTTTTAATTGTAAAATTCCATATTTTTCATTAGGATGACATGCAGTTACTGTAGCAAGTAATTGATGTTTTTTATGAAAATTTATCAAATCAGAAATATTTACGTTGTTTAATGTATCACCATAAGTAAAACAAAAGGTATTTTGATCAACATATTTTTGAACTCTCTTTAATCTTCCACCAGTCATTGTTTCAAGTCCGGTGTCAATAGCAATAACATTCCAAGACTCATCAAAAGATTTTACATATTCTTGAATCATATTTGATTTATAACCACAACATATCACAAAATCATTTATTCCATAAAACGAATAAGATTTCATAATATGCCAA
Proteins encoded:
- a CDS encoding glycosyltransferase family 2 protein, whose product is MLSIGLPVYNGEKSIEKSINSLLNQTFTDFELIISDNASNDNTEKICREYAKKDSRIKYYRQDKNIGFIKNYEYVLKQSEKKYFMFTSDHDIKEKTFIEKNIQVLESDPNTVGSISEIDFYGNEKELKIRYRGKGNYKIKEKYRFVHPAKGSFQDKFVFYLNFMESSMLYGIFRRKELQNCIGFHHQPWDLMVILRILEYGDLHVIDEILLHRFVGGLSSKDIYKNLRGEKFSRIELLFMFAPFFRYVINQFGFGFFIKNFKIMIKLCIRGHGRIILDNFRKMRDLF
- a CDS encoding SDR family oxidoreductase, with protein sequence MTKKLLIIGGSGLVGSTLLEYADDYELHVTYNTNPFEKQNVQTSQLNLLDNEQDIIDLIKNLEPDVVINTVAHPSVDLCEKNPEIANNLHVKTTKIITDICSKINSKLIYFSTDAVFDGKTDLKYVEKDLPNPINYYGLTKLNAEKIVLCEKNNVILRTSVIYGNHKKSRFTNWIIGNLIQNKIVDPHVDQFNTPTLVDDLAISILKIISKDVSGLFHATGKTCLNRYEFAKEISSQFGFDSKLILPVTSEQKKQEAPRPKKTCLDSSKLEKIIDYEFCDIKKGISFLVENSHKLDYKKQN
- a CDS encoding SDR family NAD(P)-dependent oxidoreductase, with product MTQKKNMNFKGKNCLITGATGGLGTELSLLLAKMGFNLFLTSTRKSSLIKLEKKIQNFSNVRTSSFVADFTKNSDIQKLIKKIRHDFGTVDIIINNAAIFYPKSMLSSSLDDFEKSFSVNVKAPYVLCNKFGHDMKKNRWGRIVNIGSAAAYRGIENQSIYCSTKFALLGFSKSLVQEFSKYNVRVFFVAPGPLQTDMGKIVIKNNKQLNYDSFVTPTELSKFILDLIVYEKQLFVEEVRVGRIDF
- a CDS encoding class I SAM-dependent methyltransferase, with the protein product MELNCRFCNSSLKHIFADLGKTPLANSYLNSDNLEKPETFYPLKAYVCENCFLVQTDEFEKPQNIFEEYAYHSSFSKTWIHHIQEFVMNTIKRFKLDEKNHVIEIASNDGYMLQFFKNNGIPVLGIEPAKNIAKIAEEKGIPTISKFFGEQTASEVISVKQKADILIAFNVLPHVPNLLDFVKGLKKLLNDNGVLIIQFSAYLSQMIEKTEFDMIYHEHFSYFSLFTLQKIFSHCDLDIFDVEEFTIHGGSLRLFIKHKNNQTISLKTSVSKQLKLEEKFGIPKLITYENYQDHIINIKQNIWTFFKQIKNESKTIVGYGAPAKANTLLNYCGIGTDFLDYTVDLDPYKQGLFLPGTGIPIFSPEKISETNPDYVVILAWNLKDEIIEQLQFIRNWGGKFIVLIPEVEIIS
- a CDS encoding sugar phosphate nucleotidyltransferase; translation: MKCVILAGGFGTRIFEETRTKPKPLVEIGGKPILWHIMKSYSFYGINDFVICCGYKSNMIQEYVKSFDESWNVIAIDTGLETMTGGRLKRVQKYVDQNTFCFTYGDTLNNVNISDLINFHKKHQLLATVTACHPNEKYGILQLKENLVVEFREKPPLENVWVNGGYFVLEPDIFDYIEGDNTVWEKTPLEKLACEENLSAFKHVDFYQPMDTLSDKNYLNKLWDSNNAKWRLWN
- a CDS encoding transketolase C-terminal domain-containing protein; its protein translation is MKYIETVNDQIKNIVSKEDNLVLFGQNISAGSCIGGLTRGMNVKTTSKVINSTNSENTLCGFGFGLMLNEVSSVFFMKQLDFLLLGIDQLVNTFNNIRNTNSDLKSSFTIMPVIVDNGFQGPQSSLNNFADFCSIARIPGYAISTKYETEKIIGTKLVSKGFRILGISQRLVNTEIIDINPIKENSDFSVVKYTDGCDVTIVCFNFSFEKGIVIQKELEKNGISSSIFNVTSMTPCNWKHIIDNVKITNKIIVIDDSKSENLLCYNLISEIHDKCHLKKKIILTKEILSNWLCPIPDEMKVDVKEIVNILKEK
- a CDS encoding D-glycero-D-manno-heptose 7-phosphate kinase, encoding MIIGSTPVRISFSGGGTDMPEYFNEFGGNVLTSTISKFTYAIFHPRYDDSFQAFSPDFEAHYKPTKYSKIKIETGSELAVAVIKYLKFKQGVNVIVASDVPGGSGLGGSGSLTVNLVYTIHKIKQKKISKSQIAEDSFHIGRKLLKMPIGKQDEYIASYGGLKYITFNKEKIKVEKIKINKPTLKKLDQNLILFFVGDTRNSTSILSQQLSRIKNKDKVIINSLNQVKLLCQEMHDSLRNNDITKFGEILNKSWLKKREFVKGVSNSKIDKIYQIAIKNGATGGKLTGAGGGGHMLFYCEKKNQQKLIHKLESMKLKHIDFNLYDKGPEIAYMSNKTQNQN
- a CDS encoding NAD-dependent epimerase/dehydratase family protein; translation: MARLWISGSSGFIGKHLYNYLKNFYDITCLSHHNNTLLPTTHNHFKLNFQDRSEIDSLISKFGIPDIFIHLGWGDMENPSSSVHLKENVLISKNLIDSFFEHGLQKFIFIGSVEEYGEKNRLLSEHSIPKGTLTNYGKGKYFVANYGLNKQKHSNQSFIHIRLCNSYGSGQRPTSLINYLYNAASTNQKAIVDPGNIFRDCIHISEVIFGIKLLLEQNHSFTVNLGSGKMISLQHFILEFWSQLNQKKENLIFKSNFGFHDSLRDAHVDLSLLYKITHWKPSLSLKDGIRMTLQDMSLK
- a CDS encoding thiamine pyrophosphate-dependent enzyme, encoding MEQNERKKIAKNVLYIRISQMLINEDYKEKKFKIPIHLALGHESISIAVSKIMKESDKLILTHRNVAYNLARSGKLKPILDEYYLKSSGLMQGKTGSMNLTNPKEGIIYSSSILGNNFAVATGISFAEKMKDGGITIVLGGDGSLEEGTFHESLLMFKSLDLSTLMIIENNEWSMSTRIHERRHPINLEKFAEAYDIKFVRISGNDPFDYIEKLEKLRDISLKTKSPILIEVMVNTLGDWILKTPEIPDGKFVNYHAGPTPSIDLKKCQIKIKNNVDDPIFVLEKYFDENEISKIAEETLRELKEEIK
- a CDS encoding FkbM family methyltransferase, translating into MGFNNPKIATKLLFERLRYRYSKFPKKVEISLFSNDKMIVVLPERVSEFLYYFKFFEYGLTRILLEYLKPGMIFCDVGAHFGYFSILASNIVGKSGQVHSFEPTKSSFDILRTNLKQENNFVNNIACWSKNSELEFNDFGIVHSAFNSFTKPKLKNNDIKENKNKIKSVRLDSYFENQVPDFVKIDAESAELEILKGMEKIFVKKLPLITIEVGDSFSEIPESKKTIEFLLEKNYNCFEFKNGRFSKHKIKETYGYDNLLFTPQMK
- a CDS encoding D-sedoheptulose-7-phosphate isomerase, translated to MKKIEPILHSFLDEQKICVSNITKNSKDLEDLIRLLIKARNNGKKIFTMGNGGSGSTASHFVSDLLKTAIIKDKKRFQAFSLTDNIPVILAWSNDVSYDRIFIEQLKNTVSNGDVVIAFSGSGNSKNLISALKFCKKNHVKCIGFSGSLGGKMKQYCDLCIRVPSTDMLTIESQHVLLCHGIVSTIRKLGNPQFKYN
- the rfbC gene encoding dTDP-4-dehydrorhamnose 3,5-epimerase, which translates into the protein MIFTETPLKDVFVIEIKKLTDERGFFARSWDKKIFEQNKLNSNLVQCNISFNAKKGTIRGMHFQKAPHEESKLVRCVKGSVYEVAVDLRVDSKTYLQWFGITLSSENLKMLYVPEGFALGFQTLEDNTELFYQMSHEYVPQSSNGIRWNDPKLNICWPLTPTIISEKDKQLQFVK
- a CDS encoding NAD-dependent epimerase/dehydratase family protein, which produces MIIVTGSESFVGRNLIKKLLENNKKIMGVDLVEDKSQHYEYVKKDIRDKTLLDSIPDNAEALIHLAALSSDPMCKGKSYDCFDVNVMGTLNLIDIGKKKNIKQFIFASTEWVYEGFQGNEEKDENSKIDISEHTSEYALSKLVSEINLKQENQNGLSNITILRFGIIYGPRKNNWSAFESIASAVKNSDNVSVGSLKTGRRFIHVNDICDGIISSLNLTGINTINLSGNKIITLEDIIDTSQKIFKKKVKISEKNSENVSIRNPSNEKAKKLLKWEPKIGLEEGIKNIKEFL